The Fibrobacter sp. UBA4297 genome contains the following window.
TCCATGCTCGGCAAGATGCCTGGCGACAACTGGCAGAAGTTTGCAAACCTCCGCCTCACCTACGCATTCCAGTACGCACACCCGGGCAAGAAGCTCAACTTCATGGGCAACGAATTCGGTCAGTTCCGCGAATGGAACGAAAAGCGTTCGCTCGACTGGCACTTGGTCAGCTGGGATAGCCACGGCAAGCTCCTCGAAATGATGAAGGTCTTGAACCACATCTACAAGGAAAATTCTCCGCTGTGGGAAATCGACCATTACTACACCGGCTTTGAATGGATCTGGTGCGACGATGCAGACAACTCCATTGTTAGCTTTGTTCGTAAGGACGACCACGGCAATATGATTTTGTGCGTATTCAACTTTACGCCGGTTGTTCGTAACGATTACCGTCTCGGTGCCCCCGCACGCGGTGCTTGGAAAGAAATTTTCAACACCGATGCGGCCATGTTCGGCGGCTCCAATGTCGGCAATCTCGGTGAAGTCTGGACGCAGGATATTCCATGGCAGAATCGTCAGTGGAGCCTGAACATCAAGCTTCCGCCGCTTGCAGGCGTGTATTTCAAGCTAGAGAGATAATAGCGCATTCGCGCAGTTCTTAGTCACTAGTCATTAGTTACTAGAATTTCATTAAAAAGTCCCTGAATTCATTTCAGGGATTTTTTTATTGCTAATTCAATGTCACTGAGAACAAAAGCATCACAGAAGACGAGCGGAATACGCCATCATCATCGGACCAATACTCGTGGGAATTGAACGCGAGCGACACCCCTAAACCAACGTGTTCGCTCACCCACCAGTCCTTGCCAGCTTCAACATCGAAACTAAAAGCATGGAGCCCCGTATTCCCGGAATACTTGCGGCAATTGAGCCTGTAACCAGTCATTCCGAAAGCCCCGCTAAAATAAACGTTATTCCATCCCGGCACATAATACGTGGCACCAGCACCGACAAAAACAGAACTCAACACGTAAAAATCATGATCCACATACATCGAGAGTCCATAACGGGCTTCTCGAAAATCGGAATACGTAACAAAGCCCATGTTCGCATGCAAAGCCAAATTCGGCATGACATAAGCACCAAGTTTACCATGAAGCTTTATTCCCAGGCCATCCGCAGTCAATGATTCCTCGCCATCTGCATTTTCAAACGAAGAATAGCCAAGCCCTACCGAAGCTCTAGCAAACATTCCATCATGTGCCAAAGGCGTGCCAAGCGGCCCAGCTATAGCCACCGAAAACGCACAAGACAAGGCAAGCAGAAATATAGCGAGAAGACGATTCATAATTAATTTGGGACATCTAATTTAGCAAAATCAGATACATTCCAAAGCTTAACACCATCACCACGCAACCTAAACCCTAGCGATATATACGGAGAGATTCCTTTGGAATGGCCATATTTCGAAGCTTTCATATTATGAAATCCAGCCTTCAAACGAATTGCAATTCGTCCCGCTATTGGATCTCCCTCAGGCATGGTCTTACCCACAAGCCTCGGGAAAAGATAATCTACATATGCCCCAAAACCATAGCGGAAATAAGATTCTTGCTTGTTTTCGCGTTTTTCTTCACCATCTCTGCGAACCACATAGAAAGCTTTACCCAAATTTGCAAACGCGACACCTTCAAAATACTTTGTCTTAAGCACTCTATAACCTAACATTGAATGTATTCCATAATCTAAAAAGCCACAGGAATCGCACTTTTCATCCAAGGAGCGCGTATTGAATTCAAAAGAAAGCATCACATTATAAATTCTAAAATCTAAAGCGACATTAAAGAAGAAAAACGATTTGTAATCTGGGAAATCTCCAGCCAAAAACGGAATACCAAAATCAGCACCCAAGCCAAAACTGAAATTAGACGCATCTTCAATCAATGGTCTCATCATTTTTCCCAAAGCAATCGATTCCATTACAGGGCATGCCAAATCTTTATTGACTTCGGGCTTATTTTGCAATTCTTCGCATTTAAAAATTTCATGATAATCTTGTTCTGCAACACGATTCAAAAGCAAATCGAGACCATCTTCATATCGATACGTACTATACCTTACCAAATAATTCGATGCAGAATCTTTATTTAAAATAAACTCATAATCACGAGTTAAATACTTTAAAAGAATTTTCGAACGTGGCGACAAATCTGCGGAATCAGCAAGCTGAACAGCAGTTGCATAATCACCGGCGTAGACGAGGGATTCTATGCGTTTACGAACTTCAATCGCAGGGTTCGGTTCCACACTATAGTTCAAGCGGTATGGGAAAAATTGCACATTTTCCAAACTTTGAATATCAAAAAAAGCAACGGATTCAGACACACCATCCAAAAAGAAAATTCGCTTATTCGGAATTTCAGAATCAAATGCAGGCACAGTAATCACGCGTTGGATTAATTTAAACGAAGAAGAATCCTTTAAAACATCAGGACCCATATATGCAAATTGAGTAAATACCTTTTTTGTTTTTTCGGTTGGCGGATCTACCCAAGTTTTACTTTCTTTGTCATAAATTTTGTCTACGTGAATAATGTTATGAATTAAATAAAAACCATTTGATTCTTTTTGCAAGCGGAGTTCAAATGTTTTGCGAACATTCTCGGGTGCATCAGCCAAATCACGCTGCATGCGGGCCGCTTTCAGTTCAGACCATTCCATAAAAGATTTATAGACATCCGGATATTCCTTGTCGAAATTAACCCAAGGCAATTTATCCTGGCTGTATACATTGCTCGTGATGAGTGAACCGTAATAAGCGACAGGCGCTATTTCTAGCTTTTTCGCCACCGTCACTGAATTGACTAAAACATATTCATACGCAAAGCTATAGGATAGCAGAGTCAAAATAATCGCAAAAAAAAACTTAACCATATTAGCGTTCCATAGAATCAGGATAAACAAATTCTACCGGTTTCATTGTCAACACAGGTATAGAAAACTCAATTGACATATAAAACCTAAATCCAGATGCATTTACTGTATGATCGCCCCAAATATTTTTTATACCCGCTCTGAAACGAAGGTAAAACATATCGTACAAAACACCTGCTCCATACACCGGATAAGCCTGATATGAATCCTTGCTTGTTCTATTTTCATCGTTTTTACTTTTATTTTCACCATAGAAATCAACTTCTACACCAGTCGTTAAATAGCACTGCAACGAAATGTTTCTAAAGTAATAGCCAACATTTAAATTCCAGCCCAAATTGTAGAAATGAAGAGAATCACTAGAACGAACATCACTGAAATGTGTCGTAATTTGGGTTTCAAGACTGACATCATATATATACCAGTTTGTACCCCCATAAAAACCAAAACCGTTTTTAACCTTATCCGAAATATCTCCTAAAAAGGCGACATAGGAACCACCTAAGAAAAACGTATATGACTTGAGCGTATCAACAGTCTTTCTGTTCCAATAAACATCAACTAGATACTCTAGCTGCTCCCGTTTCTTCAACTGGAGCTTATGTTTTTCAATCAACGACTCGATATCATATTTATATTTAAAGAAGCCCTTCATTACAATATAAATAAACATCCGGTCACTCTCATTTTCAACACTTTTGAGTTTTTCATCAAGCTTTCCAGATTCTATTTCCGCTTGCAATTTATCTTTAAATGTTTTATGGAACGTATCGTAAACATAGTCAGGCCTTGTATTATAACGCGATACAAATTGCACATCACTAAGCGATTCAAAATCACCTAAAAAATATTTCAACAGAATTTTTTCGTAATCATGAATTATAAAATAAGTAGACGACTTTTCATACGACTCTGCAACATCGACCAGTTTCTTTAAACGCTCAAGACTATCATCTAGCAAAGCTTTTCTCATAGCATCGCGAAGATACTTGACCAGGTCAAACTCCTGCCGAAGCATTTCTGATTCACTGAATTTTTCAACAAGGCTCAACGTATCAGGAGATTTAGTCTCTTCGTAATCGTGGACAAACAAGTTCATCACAGAATCGTGAGCGACAGGTTCTGCAGAAAAAGCGCTACAATTCAAAGACAAAATTAAGGCGCACGCCCAAACAGCAAAACATTTTACACAAACTCGCATACGATAAATATACAAATAAGGTGTAAATGGCGCAACTTAGGAGTGCCCGCCCATTTCCCTCGGATGGTAGCTACGATGTTCTTGCTTGATGAAATCTTTATCGACGTGCGTGTAAATTTGCGTAGTGCTGATATCGGCATGACCGAGCAGTTCCTGCAAAACGCGCAAGTCCATGCCCGCCTCTAGGCAGTGCGTGGCAAAGCTATGGCGGAACGTATGCGGCGAAACCTGTTTGCTCAAGTGCATCGTATGCAATTGCACAATTTTCCATGCCCCCATGCGGCTCATC
Protein-coding sequences here:
- a CDS encoding alpha amylase C-terminal domain-containing protein gives rise to the protein KWNMGWMNDFLSYIQHEPIYRKYHHNQLTFSMVYAYSENFIQVFSHDEVVHGKGSMLGKMPGDNWQKFANLRLTYAFQYAHPGKKLNFMGNEFGQFREWNEKRSLDWHLVSWDSHGKLLEMMKVLNHIYKENSPLWEIDHYYTGFEWIWCDDADNSIVSFVRKDDHGNMILCVFNFTPVVRNDYRLGAPARGAWKEIFNTDAAMFGGSNVGNLGEVWTQDIPWQNRQWSLNIKLPPLAGVYFKLER